In Deltaproteobacteria bacterium, the genomic window AAAAAGATGATCGAGGTTCGGGAAGCTACTTTTTATTATCCCTGCCGCAAAGATTCGCCGAAGCTCGTATTTGAGGGGTTCAATCTTCTGATTCCCAAGGGGCGTTATGTGGCTCTGATGGGCCCGAACGGAGCTGGAAAGAGCACCCTGGGGAAAATGATCAAAGGCTTGCTCTCGCCTTCTTCCGGCCAGGTTTTCATCGCCGGCCAACCCTTGAGGCCGGGGGAAATTTCACCTCGAGTGGGGTACGTTTTTTCCAATCCGGAAAACCAGATCGTTGCCTCCGTGGTGGAAGAAGACGTGGCCTTTGCTTTGGAAAATAGAGGAATGGACCCTTCCACCATGGCCCGGCTCGTCCAGGATAGCCTACGGTTGGTAGATATGGAGGATTATCGCTTTCATCCCCCCCATCTCTTGTCCGGTGGGCAGCAGCAAAAAGTGGTTTTGGCCGGGGTGTTGGCTATGGAGAGTGAAATTCTCGTCCTGGATGAGCCCACTTCCATGTTAGATTTACAGGATCGGAAAGAGATGCTGGATCTTTTCACCAAAATCCACCGCCAAGGAGGAAGAACCCTGCTGCATATTACCCATTCTTTCGAAGAGGCTCTAAGTGCCCAAGAATTTTTGTATCTTGATAATGGCCGTGTTTCCTTTTACGGAACATGGGATGATTTTTTTGATAAGGGTTTATTGGATGATTCTCTGAGAATAGCACTTCCCCCTATTTTGGAACTTATCCAAAAGTTGCGTGAACGGGGACATTTGATTCCTAATGATGTACGCTCCCTGGATGAGTTGAAGGAATTCCTGCTTGGCAATCCCCAATCCGCAATCCCCAATCCGCAATCATAGTCTATATCCGATTTTCCTTGACACCCTTGTGAGGTCACCCATATAATTTCCCAAGAACCTTAAGGAAATTGAAGAAAATCTTTTCAAGCGGTGAGTGCCGCTTGAAGAAAGGAGGCGAAAAATGCCTGAACAAAAAGTGGGGGAAGTAATTAAGTTCTTTTCCAAGGCCAGCGTTGCAGCAATTAAGGTTACAGAGGGGACCCTTAAGGTTGGAGACCGGATAAAAATCAAGGGGCATACTACAGATTTTGAAGATCAAATTCAGTCCATGCAAATCGAGAACCAGCCCGTGGAGAAAGCTGAAGCCGGGCATTTGATCGGGATCAAAGTAAAAGATCGCGTCCGTGAAAAAGATGTAATCTGGAAGATCGTGGAATAAGGAGAAAAGCATTCTTCAGCCCATCATTTTTGTCGAAAGGCTAAGCCATATTTACAATCAGGGGACTCCTTTAGAAAGAAAAGCCTTGGTGGAGGTTTCCCTGCAGATTGAAGAAGGGGAATGTGTAGGGATTGTCGGGGAGACGGGTTCGGGGAAGACAACGCTGGTGCAGCATTTTAACGGACTATTAAAACCTTCTTCAGGGAAGATATGGGTTGAAGGAGTTGAAATTAACCGGCCCGGAACCTCAGGGGTTAAACTGCGGCAACGCGTAGGGCTTGTCTTTCAATATCCGGAACATCAGCTTTTTGAAGAGACCGTTTTTGATGATATTTCCTTCGTTTTACGCCAGCGTAAAATTCTTGCGGCTGAACAAATTGAACAGCGGGTGAAGTCGGCCTGTGCGGTCGTAGGGTTGGATTATGAGGATTTTCGTCGACGGTCCCCCTTTGAGCTAAGCAGTGGAGAAATGAGACGAACCGCCCTGGCCGGTATTTTAGTCCAGGAACCACGCCTGCTCATTTTGGACGAGCCTACCGTCGGTTTGGATGGACCCAGCAAGAGGGAAATCCTAAAAGAGATTGACCATCTCCACCGTTCCGGAAAGACCGTGGTCATTGTTTCCCACGGGGTGGAAGATCTTCTGGAAATCGTCAACCGGCTAATTGTTTTGGAGAAAGGGAAAGTTTTAACTGCCGGTTCGCCGCCTGAGGTATTTTCTTTCCTGCTGGAGAACGATAAACTGACCTTCTTGGTCTCTCCGGTTTATCGCTTATGCCGCAACCTTCGTGCGGAAGGATGGGACATCCCTGAAGGAATTTATCGGGTAGAGGAGGCTATACCCATCTTAGACCAAATAATAAGAAAAAGCCCGGCTAGGGCGAGGGGAATTTTGAAAGGTAATTGAAAAAGGAGCAACTCTGTTTGTCCCCGCTCCTGGAAGCCATGAGCCTTGCCTCTACTCATGGCTTTTTCGTTTGTAGGCCTGAATAAACGTCAACCGAGGCAAATGCGACCATTTTGTTTATAATTTACTTCAAGCAAATTAGCTTCTTAATTTGCTTATGAATCATCCTCCTCATAAAGACAGGGCAGTGATGGATTCGTGAAAAATGAGGGAGGGAAGGGGAAATTGAAGTTGATAATATCGGCAACCTATGGTATGAAATTAAAAATTTACTATGCGAGTCGACAGCTGCCGGTACTTTTTGTTTTTATGGACGGCGGGGAACAAGCAAGAAAAAATCTGTGGAAAAGGAGCTTTGATGGAGATCAGAGTTCTCGGCTGTTACGGGGGGGAGCTACCCGGATACCGATTTTGCAGCTTTGCGGTAGACGGAAAATTACTATTGGACGCAGGAGCGGTGACATCCGTGCTCCGTCTTCCGGAACAGCGCCGACTTTCTTACATCCTGGTCACCCACACCCATCTTGACCATATCAAAGATATCCCTTTTTTAGCGGCAAACCTGGTAGAGGAGCGCTTCCATCAACCGGTCAACATTATCAGCACCGGGCAGATCATTGAAAGTATCAAATCCCATCTTTTCAACGACGCTCTATGGCCAGATTTCACGGTCCTGCCTACAGTAGAATTTCCAGTGCTAAAATTTACTTCCATCGATCCGGAAGTGGACGTTCCCTTGCAAGAATTCACGATCCGGGCCATTCCTGTGAACCACACGGTCCGGGCCGTTGGCTACATCATTCGCAAAGGTCGAAGCGCCATTCTTTACACCGGAGACACCGGACCAACGGAACGAATCTGGGAAGAGGCCAATGACCTCGAGGACTTGAAGGCAGTGATGGTAGAGACTTCGTTTCCCAATAAGTTAAGGGCCGTAGCGGAAAGTAGCGGCCACATGACTCCGCTGATGCTCAAGAGGGAATTGAAGAAACTTCGCCGTAAAGGCATTCCCATCCTCCTGGCGCACATGAAGCCCCAGTATTTGTCCTTGTTAAAGAAGGAGGTCCGCCAGATTGGCTACCCCAAGATTTCCTTTTTGCGGCAAGGGGAGCGTTATCAGTTTTAGGTTATGGAAGAGACCAATCAGCAATGGATTCAGTGCAATGCTTGCCGGGAAATGCTCTACCGTAAAGAGGTAGAACGTAACCTCCAGGTTTGCCCCAAATGTAATTACCATTTTCGCATTTCCACGGCTGAGCGGCTCTCCTTAGTTTTGGACGAAGGAAGCTTTGTGGAGATCGATGCGGAATTGGAATCCCTGGATCCCCTACGATTTAAGGATCGGATGAAGTATGAAGAAAGAATTTTGGAAAGTCAGCAAAAAACCCAGGCCAAAGAAGCGATCGTCTGCGGGAAAGGGACGATCTTAAGGCAGCCCATCATGATTGGGGTGATGAACTTTGAATTCATGGGGGGCTCCATGGGATCCGTGGTGGGTGAGAAAATTGCCCGCCTGGTGGAAAAGGCAATGGCTGCTGATTGGGGGGTTGTCATTTTTTGTTCTTCGGGGGGGGCGCGCATGCAGGAGGGAATCCTTTCCTTGATGCAGATGGCCAAGACCAGTGCGGCCTTAGCCCGGCTAAAAGAAAAGGGCCTGCCGTACATTTCCTTTCTAACGGATCCTACGACCGGCGGGGTATCCGCGAGTTTTGCCATGTTGGGAGATATTATTCTGGCCGAACCCAAAGCGATTATCGGATTTGCCGGCCAGCGGGTGATTGAACAGACAATCAAGCAAAAATTGCCCCCAGGATTTCAGCGATCAGAATACCTTATGGAACGGGGAATGATCGACCTGATCGTTGAACGGAAGGAGATGAAGAAGGTTTTAGCTACCCTCCTTTCTTTATTGCGCAAGCAGAAAATACGGGAGAAAGAAGCATAACAGATGCAGAGGAAAGGAGAATTTAAAAAAGGTTACCAGCAGACCCTGGATTACCTTTTCGGATTGCAGCGGTTTGGGATCAAACTGGGCCTTACCAATATCACGGCCTTGCTCAGCCATTTGGGTAACCCTCATAGGGGATTGCCGGCCATTCATATCGCCGGTTCCAATGGAAAAGGTTCTACGGCAGTTTTTCTAACTTCGGTATTACGGCAATCCGGCATGAGGGTAGGCCTGTATACCTCTCCCCATCTGGTCGACTTCAGCGAGAGAATCCAGGTCGATGGGATTCCCATTTCCTCGGAAAAGGTAGTCCAATTGACGGAATATATCCGGGAAGTCGTCGAGAGACTGATCCAAAAGGGAGAACTTTGCCTGGCTCCGAATTCCCAACCCCGGCCTAAAGAATTTGACGCCGAAAAAGCCACGATCACCTTTTTCGAATTCGCCACGGCCATGGCCTTTCTCTATTTCCGCGAGGCCAAAGCGGAGGTGGTCGTACTGGAGACAGGTTTAGGAGGAAGGTTGGATGCCACGAACGTGATCGATCCTCTGCTTTCCCTGATTACCCCTATTTCTTTGGAACACCAGCAGTACCTGGGAAAAACGTTGATGCAAATTGCCGCCGAAAAAGCGGGAATCATTAAGCCGAAGCGGCCTTTACTTACTTCAGCCCACCAACCCCGCGTGATTACTCTCTTGCGCCAAAGGTGTCAAGATCTTGGTTCCCCCTTCTACGTTTGGGGAGAAGACTTTACGGCTAGGCGGCAAGCCCCTCAGGTTATCGATTTTAAAGGACGATCGCATCATTGGGCGGGTCTGCGCTTGGGATTAACCGGTAGCCATCAAGTGGTCAATGCCTCCTTAGCGTTGGCAGCAGTTGAAGTGTTAATGGAATCCGGGTTTACCATCGAAGAAGATCAAATCCGACGGGGTGTTGCCCAGGTGAGATGGCCAGGGAGGTTGGAACTGATCGGACAAAATCCCAGGATTCTCTTGGACGGAGCTCACAATCCGGGAGCCACCCGGGTATTGAAAAAAGCTTTGCAGGAGGGATTTCAGCGGCGCCGGCTCATTCTGGTCATGGGCATCATGGCGGATAAGGATATTGCCAAAATGATGACCAACCTGGTTCCACTGGCCGACTTTTTGATTCTTACTCGGCCGAAAATGGACCGGGCTGCCTCCCTGGAGTACTTGCGTCAGCAGGCTTCTGCTTTTCAGAAACCGGCTACCGAAATCGCCGACGTAGGTCAAGCCCTTGATCACGCCCTAACTGTGGCCTGTGGCGATGATTTGGTTCTCGTTTCCGGATCTCTTTTCACGGTAGGGGAAGCCCGGGCTCATTTGGCCAAAAAGGGCATGGTTCTCTCTTGATTTATTCCTTGGTTTACTCCCTTTCCATCCTATTCTTTCTTTTTCTTGCTTTTCTTCCCCAAGCCGACGCGCAGGTGTCCTTTTTAGAGAAGCCGGAAACCTCCAGCGGCCCCATCCGGGTGCAGGCGGACCATATTGCTTATGATAGAACGGAAGACTCTTATGTAGCGGAGGGGAAGGTGGAAGTATGGGAGGGAAACCGCAAGCTTGCCGCTGATCGGGTATTCTTGAATGCCAGAACTAACGAGGCCGAGGCCATCGGCAACGTGATCCTCGTTCAGGGGGAAGACGTCCTGCGCGGTGAAAGGATGAAAATCAATCTGGAAACCAGCCTGGGGATTATCATCCAGGGGTCTCTTTTCTTGAAGAAACAAAATTTTTACCTCCGGGGGGAAGAAATCGAGAGAGTGGGGGAAGATACGTACAGGGTTCGAGGAGGAAGTTTCACGACCTGTGAAGGGGATTGGCCGGCCTGGCGTTTCACGGGAAGGGAAACCCTGGTGACGCTGGAAGAATATGCCTCCGTATGGGGGGCTACCTTTCAAGTGAAAAATATTCCATTATTTTATTCGCCTTATCTGATCTTTCCCGTGAAGACCAAGCGGCAATCAGGCTTTCTGATCCCCCGGATAACTTATTCCAATACCGGTGGGGCGGAATTGGATAATGCTTATTTTTGGGCCATTGCGGAAAATATGGATGCTACCTTTTACCTTGACTTGGCCACGATTCGGGGTGTGGGGGAAGGGGTAGAATATCGGTACGTTCGCCAGAGAGAAAGCAAAGGAATCTTTTACGGGTATCATATCCGGGAAACGGAGCAATACCGGCAAAAGCGAACCGAACAATTAGACCGCAAGCCCGACCGCTGGAATTTGGACCTGCAACATGAAGAGTATTTTAGTCAGACGTTTTTCGCCAAGACATGGCTCAGGGGGTTCAGCGACCGCCAATACTTCAAAGATTACGGCTTGGCCTATGAGGACCGATCCAGCGAACAGGCCTATTCGTTCATCTCCTTGACCAAGAACTGGGAGCGGTTCAGCCTTTTTGGAGAGGCACGGAATACCGTTGATTTAAGGCAGGAGGACAAAACCACTCTCCAGAATTACCCTGCAGTCAATTTCAGGGGAGTTAGACAGCCGATCTTGGGCTCCCCTTTCTATTTCAGTATGGATTCTTCCTACGGTTATTTTTGGCGGGAACAAGGAGTGACCGGCCACCGGATGGACCTTTATCCTCGCCTGTCTCTTCCCCTGAGGTGGGGATTTTTTGAGATCACCCCCGATTTAGGAGCCCGGGAGACAATATATCGCAGCGGGGACGCAACCGACGAATCTCATAGTCGAGCATTATGGGATTTCAAAACCACGGTGGCTACAGAAATTCTCCGCATCTTTGATACTGGATCCAAAAGAGTTCCTATGTTGAAACACCTGATCCGCCCCGAAATCACCTATACTTATGTTCCGGATGTGGATCAGCAGCAGATTCCCAATTATGATACGCCTGTGCCCAAGTCTAACGCCAT contains:
- a CDS encoding ATP-binding cassette domain-containing protein, producing MIEVREATFYYPCRKDSPKLVFEGFNLLIPKGRYVALMGPNGAGKSTLGKMIKGLLSPSSGQVFIAGQPLRPGEISPRVGYVFSNPENQIVASVVEEDVAFALENRGMDPSTMARLVQDSLRLVDMEDYRFHPPHLLSGGQQQKVVLAGVLAMESEILVLDEPTSMLDLQDRKEMLDLFTKIHRQGGRTLLHITHSFEEALSAQEFLYLDNGRVSFYGTWDDFFDKGLLDDSLRIALPPILELIQKLRERGHLIPNDVRSLDELKEFLLGNPQSAIPNPQS
- a CDS encoding EF-Tu/IF-2/RF-3 family GTPase — encoded protein: MPEQKVGEVIKFFSKASVAAIKVTEGTLKVGDRIKIKGHTTDFEDQIQSMQIENQPVEKAEAGHLIGIKVKDRVREKDVIWKIVE
- a CDS encoding ATP-binding cassette domain-containing protein, translated to MEVSLQIEEGECVGIVGETGSGKTTLVQHFNGLLKPSSGKIWVEGVEINRPGTSGVKLRQRVGLVFQYPEHQLFEETVFDDISFVLRQRKILAAEQIEQRVKSACAVVGLDYEDFRRRSPFELSSGEMRRTALAGILVQEPRLLILDEPTVGLDGPSKREILKEIDHLHRSGKTVVIVSHGVEDLLEIVNRLIVLEKGKVLTAGSPPEVFSFLLENDKLTFLVSPVYRLCRNLRAEGWDIPEGIYRVEEAIPILDQIIRKSPARARGILKGN
- a CDS encoding 3',5'-cyclic-nucleotide phosphodiesterase; protein product: MEIRVLGCYGGELPGYRFCSFAVDGKLLLDAGAVTSVLRLPEQRRLSYILVTHTHLDHIKDIPFLAANLVEERFHQPVNIISTGQIIESIKSHLFNDALWPDFTVLPTVEFPVLKFTSIDPEVDVPLQEFTIRAIPVNHTVRAVGYIIRKGRSAILYTGDTGPTERIWEEANDLEDLKAVMVETSFPNKLRAVAESSGHMTPLMLKRELKKLRRKGIPILLAHMKPQYLSLLKKEVRQIGYPKISFLRQGERYQF
- the accD gene encoding acetyl-CoA carboxylase, carboxyltransferase subunit beta — its product is MEETNQQWIQCNACREMLYRKEVERNLQVCPKCNYHFRISTAERLSLVLDEGSFVEIDAELESLDPLRFKDRMKYEERILESQQKTQAKEAIVCGKGTILRQPIMIGVMNFEFMGGSMGSVVGEKIARLVEKAMAADWGVVIFCSSGGARMQEGILSLMQMAKTSAALARLKEKGLPYISFLTDPTTGGVSASFAMLGDIILAEPKAIIGFAGQRVIEQTIKQKLPPGFQRSEYLMERGMIDLIVERKEMKKVLATLLSLLRKQKIREKEA
- a CDS encoding folylpolyglutamate synthase/dihydrofolate synthase family protein translates to MQRKGEFKKGYQQTLDYLFGLQRFGIKLGLTNITALLSHLGNPHRGLPAIHIAGSNGKGSTAVFLTSVLRQSGMRVGLYTSPHLVDFSERIQVDGIPISSEKVVQLTEYIREVVERLIQKGELCLAPNSQPRPKEFDAEKATITFFEFATAMAFLYFREAKAEVVVLETGLGGRLDATNVIDPLLSLITPISLEHQQYLGKTLMQIAAEKAGIIKPKRPLLTSAHQPRVITLLRQRCQDLGSPFYVWGEDFTARRQAPQVIDFKGRSHHWAGLRLGLTGSHQVVNASLALAAVEVLMESGFTIEEDQIRRGVAQVRWPGRLELIGQNPRILLDGAHNPGATRVLKKALQEGFQRRRLILVMGIMADKDIAKMMTNLVPLADFLILTRPKMDRAASLEYLRQQASAFQKPATEIADVGQALDHALTVACGDDLVLVSGSLFTVGEARAHLAKKGMVLS
- the lptD gene encoding LPS assembly protein LptD — its product is MIYSLVYSLSILFFLFLAFLPQADAQVSFLEKPETSSGPIRVQADHIAYDRTEDSYVAEGKVEVWEGNRKLAADRVFLNARTNEAEAIGNVILVQGEDVLRGERMKINLETSLGIIIQGSLFLKKQNFYLRGEEIERVGEDTYRVRGGSFTTCEGDWPAWRFTGRETLVTLEEYASVWGATFQVKNIPLFYSPYLIFPVKTKRQSGFLIPRITYSNTGGAELDNAYFWAIAENMDATFYLDLATIRGVGEGVEYRYVRQRESKGIFYGYHIRETEQYRQKRTEQLDRKPDRWNLDLQHEEYFSQTFFAKTWLRGFSDRQYFKDYGLAYEDRSSEQAYSFISLTKNWERFSLFGEARNTVDLRQEDKTTLQNYPAVNFRGVRQPILGSPFYFSMDSSYGYFWREQGVTGHRMDLYPRLSLPLRWGFFEITPDLGARETIYRSGDATDESHSRALWDFKTTVATEILRIFDTGSKRVPMLKHLIRPEITYTYVPDVDQQQIPNYDTPVPKSNAITYGITQRLIGKVEEEPGKTRYHEFAYFKLSQTYNLFEVNRDVSSGSEPRRPFGLINAEARVKLLQYINVENITAYDPNKNRFLSSYTSADFSDFRGDGLHLEYTWAAGTQDQINGNLRIRILPSLDVSYGKRYSRLDRQTLETVYGLHYRHQCWSVELSYTERPGIAGQPAEKKAMVMFTIAGVTPVGMR